A stretch of Rubinisphaera margarita DNA encodes these proteins:
- a CDS encoding NirA family protein: MIDRNDAFTDEQKNYLQGFLMGSDVSRAVRGLPILSGTNGSNGSSIQVGGQKNLADEMPAGPERVHFEAQNRQLQDGKKLCAEENAKRKKNPLDMWNEMQAHAREGKFPKGTDVFLFKFQGLFYVSPAQNSYMCRLRIPGGILKTGQFRGLADLAEQHAGGYIDVTTRANIQLREIGPSDGVPLLMGLHDLGIINRGSGGDNIRNVTGNPTSGIDPQELIETLPLAREMHHHILNHRELYGLPRKFNIAFEGGSSISSLEDTNDIGFTAVRVSEENATAEVPAGVHFRLTLGGITGHLDFARDTGILVSAEEAVTVADAIVRVFIEHGDRTDRKKARLKYLLDAWGFEKFIEHVQEKLPFPLRRFALDQCEPAPAADRYGHVGVHPQKQPGLNYIGVVLPVGRLTPDQVRQLSDLSEMFGDRTIRLTVWQNLLLSGIPDERVDEVCRRIEAMGLDWKASNVRGALVACTGNAGCKYAAANTKLHARQIADYLDERIELDSPINIHLTGCHHSCAQHYIGDIGLIATKVDVGDDEDMVEGYHIFIGGGYGRDQGIGHEFRTSVTHDQCPIVIQQLLMTYLENRLSPEEQFVDFVRRVDLEELRSMCDQTVAVA, encoded by the coding sequence ATGATCGATCGAAACGACGCCTTCACCGACGAGCAGAAGAACTATCTGCAGGGCTTCCTGATGGGCTCGGATGTCTCACGAGCCGTCCGTGGCCTGCCGATCCTCAGCGGCACTAACGGAAGCAATGGCAGCTCGATACAGGTCGGCGGACAGAAGAACCTCGCCGACGAGATGCCGGCCGGTCCCGAGCGCGTTCACTTCGAAGCTCAGAACCGTCAGCTGCAGGACGGGAAGAAACTGTGTGCCGAAGAAAATGCGAAGCGGAAGAAGAACCCGCTCGATATGTGGAACGAGATGCAGGCCCACGCCCGCGAGGGCAAGTTTCCCAAAGGGACCGATGTCTTCCTCTTCAAGTTCCAGGGGCTGTTCTACGTTTCGCCGGCTCAGAATTCATACATGTGCCGCCTGCGGATTCCCGGCGGTATCCTGAAGACCGGACAGTTTCGCGGGCTGGCCGATCTGGCCGAACAACATGCCGGCGGATACATCGATGTCACCACGCGGGCCAACATTCAGCTGCGGGAAATCGGTCCGTCCGATGGCGTCCCCCTTCTGATGGGACTGCACGATCTGGGCATCATCAATCGCGGCTCCGGCGGAGACAACATCCGCAACGTAACCGGCAACCCGACCAGCGGCATCGATCCCCAAGAGTTGATTGAAACGCTGCCGCTCGCCCGGGAGATGCATCATCACATTCTGAACCACCGCGAACTGTATGGCCTGCCCCGCAAGTTCAACATCGCCTTCGAAGGGGGCAGCTCGATCAGCAGCCTCGAAGACACCAACGACATCGGCTTCACAGCCGTGCGTGTCAGTGAAGAAAACGCCACAGCCGAGGTTCCGGCGGGCGTTCACTTCCGCCTCACACTCGGCGGCATCACAGGACATCTCGACTTCGCCCGCGACACCGGCATTCTCGTTTCGGCTGAAGAAGCGGTAACCGTAGCCGATGCGATCGTTCGCGTTTTCATCGAACACGGCGACCGCACCGACCGCAAGAAAGCTCGCCTGAAGTATCTGCTTGATGCCTGGGGCTTCGAGAAGTTCATTGAACACGTTCAGGAGAAACTCCCCTTCCCGTTGCGACGCTTCGCTCTCGACCAGTGCGAACCGGCACCGGCTGCCGATCGTTATGGGCATGTCGGCGTGCATCCCCAGAAGCAGCCGGGACTTAACTACATTGGAGTCGTGCTGCCGGTCGGCCGCCTGACGCCCGATCAGGTTCGCCAGCTGAGCGATCTTTCCGAAATGTTCGGCGACCGTACGATCCGCCTGACCGTCTGGCAGAATCTGCTGCTTTCCGGCATTCCGGATGAACGGGTCGACGAAGTCTGCCGTCGCATCGAAGCGATGGGCCTCGACTGGAAAGCGAGCAATGTTCGCGGAGCACTCGTCGCCTGCACCGGGAACGCCGGCTGCAAGTACGCCGCCGCGAACACCAAGCTGCACGCCCGACAGATCGCCGACTATCTGGACGAGCGGATCGAACTCGACTCGCCGATCAACATTCACCTCACCGGCTGTCATCACTCGTGTGCCCAGCACTACATCGGCGACATCGGTCTGATCGCCACGAAAGTCGACGTCGGTGACGACGAAGACATGGTCGAGGGTTACCACATTTTCATTGGCGGCGGCTACGGCCGCGAT
- a CDS encoding molybdopterin oxidoreductase family protein: protein MSSALTKPVSLVRDLIHQKSGPLTRELIQQPGGFGLGNIPASARPDRTTMMVCGFCSTGCGLNIHLKDRQAIGLTPAKNSPVNLGMACPKGWEALEVLKAKDRATMPLTRCAGSGELRRTEWHIALNEFCDRFKSIQQEHGNDSVAFISTGQIVNEEMAFLGALAKFGMGMIHGDGNTRQCMATAATAYKQSFGFDAPPFTYQDFEESDVLVFVGANPCIAHPIMWERVMRNQNNPEIVVIDPRKTETAMQSTQHLALAPKSDLTLFYGLARLLIDKGWIDREFIDAHTTEFDAFAEHVAPFTLERVCSETGISPDAILHLAHTIHEGKKVSFWWTMGVNQSYEGTRLAQSLINLSLMTGNIGRPGTGANSITGQCNAMGSRMFSNTTGLFAGRNFENEQDRKDVAEILGINVESIPQQNSLAYNEIIDGIESGKIRGLWVIATNPAHSWINQNRLKELREKLDFLVVQDMYSTTETAQIADLVLPAAAWGEKEGTFINSERRIGLVKKVSAAPGQALSDFFIFRLIAEYWGCGEMFENWGSPADVFEILKKLTAGRPNDITGITDYHMIDEAGGIQWPLKAGEELKDSQRRLFEDGQFYHADGKAKFYFEEPREMPEPPDDDYPFTLLTGRGSASQWHTQTRTSKSAVLRKLYPKTIFAEIHPDDASRLGIRPEDWVEVASRRAAIEVKALVTVAVQPGQIFIPMHYKLTNQLTHDSFDPYSKQPSYKACAVTIRQTRGGSR from the coding sequence ATGAGTTCCGCCCTGACAAAACCTGTCTCGCTGGTGCGGGATCTGATTCACCAGAAATCAGGTCCGCTCACCCGCGAACTGATTCAGCAACCCGGAGGCTTCGGCCTCGGCAACATCCCCGCCAGTGCCAGGCCCGATCGCACCACCATGATGGTCTGCGGTTTCTGCTCGACCGGCTGTGGACTCAACATCCATCTCAAGGACCGCCAGGCCATCGGATTGACGCCGGCGAAGAACTCTCCCGTCAATCTGGGAATGGCCTGCCCGAAAGGCTGGGAGGCTCTCGAGGTTCTCAAAGCCAAAGATCGCGCCACGATGCCCCTCACGCGATGTGCCGGCAGTGGAGAACTGCGACGGACCGAATGGCATATCGCTCTCAATGAGTTCTGCGATCGTTTCAAGTCGATTCAGCAGGAACATGGAAACGACTCCGTCGCGTTCATCAGCACCGGTCAGATTGTCAACGAAGAGATGGCCTTCCTCGGGGCACTCGCCAAGTTCGGCATGGGCATGATTCACGGCGACGGCAACACCCGCCAGTGCATGGCGACCGCGGCGACGGCGTACAAGCAATCGTTCGGTTTCGACGCTCCCCCCTTCACCTATCAGGACTTTGAAGAATCGGACGTCCTGGTGTTCGTAGGAGCCAACCCCTGCATCGCTCATCCGATCATGTGGGAACGGGTGATGCGGAATCAGAACAATCCGGAGATCGTGGTCATCGACCCCCGGAAGACTGAAACAGCCATGCAGTCGACACAGCACCTGGCCCTGGCTCCGAAATCTGACCTGACGCTCTTCTACGGTCTGGCCCGACTGCTCATCGACAAGGGATGGATTGATCGCGAATTCATCGACGCCCACACCACCGAATTCGACGCCTTCGCCGAACATGTCGCCCCGTTCACCCTGGAGCGAGTCTGCTCCGAAACCGGAATCTCGCCCGATGCGATCCTGCATCTGGCTCATACCATTCACGAAGGGAAGAAGGTTTCCTTCTGGTGGACGATGGGAGTCAACCAGAGTTACGAAGGGACCCGACTTGCTCAGAGCCTGATCAATCTGTCGCTGATGACCGGCAACATCGGTCGCCCGGGCACGGGAGCGAATTCGATCACCGGGCAATGCAATGCCATGGGCTCGAGAATGTTCAGCAACACAACCGGGCTGTTCGCCGGTCGCAACTTCGAGAACGAGCAGGACCGCAAGGATGTCGCCGAGATTCTGGGCATCAATGTCGAATCGATCCCTCAACAGAACAGTCTCGCCTACAACGAGATCATCGATGGCATTGAGTCGGGCAAGATTCGCGGACTCTGGGTCATCGCGACGAATCCGGCTCACTCGTGGATCAATCAGAACCGCCTGAAGGAGCTCCGCGAGAAGCTCGACTTCCTGGTCGTACAGGACATGTACTCGACCACCGAGACGGCTCAGATCGCCGACCTTGTTCTGCCGGCTGCCGCCTGGGGCGAAAAGGAAGGGACGTTCATCAACTCCGAACGCCGGATCGGACTGGTCAAGAAAGTCTCGGCTGCTCCGGGGCAGGCGTTGTCCGACTTCTTCATCTTCCGCCTCATCGCCGAGTACTGGGGATGCGGCGAGATGTTCGAAAACTGGGGCTCACCGGCCGATGTCTTCGAGATTCTCAAGAAGCTGACCGCCGGTCGTCCGAACGACATCACCGGCATCACCGATTACCACATGATCGACGAAGCCGGCGGGATCCAGTGGCCACTCAAAGCCGGCGAAGAACTGAAGGATTCCCAGCGGCGTCTCTTCGAAGACGGCCAGTTCTATCACGCCGATGGCAAAGCGAAGTTCTACTTCGAAGAGCCCCGCGAGATGCCCGAGCCGCCCGATGACGACTACCCGTTCACCCTGCTGACCGGACGCGGCAGCGCCTCGCAATGGCATACGCAAACCCGAACCAGCAAGTCGGCCGTACTGCGAAAGCTCTACCCGAAAACGATTTTCGCCGAAATCCATCCCGACGATGCCAGCCGCCTCGGCATTCGACCGGAAGACTGGGTCGAAGTCGCCTCCCGTCGAGCGGCCATTGAAGTCAAAGCGCTGGTGACCGTCGCCGTGCAGCCGGGGCAGATCTTCATTCCGATGCACTACAAGCTGACCAATCAACTGACACACGACTCCTTCGATCCCTATTCGAAACAGCCATCGTACAAAGCCTGTGCGGTCACCATCCGTCAAACGCGAGGAGGATCCCGATGA